The following coding sequences are from one Ruminococcus flavefaciens AE3010 window:
- a CDS encoding TetR/AcrR family transcriptional regulator: protein MKRDIERTKKQLLEAAEKLMTDCDDPSEVTSRAITEAAGVNLAMINYCFGSREKLLAEVFSQLLNKAAAADKRFGEVMGSQLSPKEKLIELHVFMMSLMLKNMGIAKAVTRYILLERDLQTGMESLPFVMAHYGVQKSEAECRLLTFQLTSLNELAVLKYAELKQNADTDLADEEQLRRFVTDNISRFLI, encoded by the coding sequence ATGAAACGAGATATTGAGCGAACTAAAAAGCAGCTTCTTGAAGCTGCCGAAAAACTGATGACGGACTGCGATGATCCCTCGGAGGTCACTTCAAGAGCTATCACCGAAGCCGCAGGGGTGAACCTTGCCATGATAAACTACTGCTTCGGCTCACGGGAGAAGCTCCTTGCGGAAGTGTTCTCACAGCTTCTGAACAAAGCAGCCGCCGCAGACAAGCGCTTCGGTGAGGTCATGGGCTCACAGCTGTCTCCAAAGGAAAAGCTAATAGAGCTTCATGTGTTTATGATGTCACTCATGCTGAAAAACATGGGCATTGCAAAAGCTGTCACGCGGTATATACTGCTGGAGCGCGACCTGCAAACAGGCATGGAGAGTCTGCCCTTTGTCATGGCACATTACGGCGTACAAAAGTCCGAGGCTGAGTGCCGCCTGCTCACATTTCAGCTAACAAGTCTGAACGAGCTTGCCGTACTCAAATATGCGGAGCTGAAACAGAACGCAGACACCGACCTTGCCGACGAGGAGCAGCTTCGCCGATTCGTCACCGATAATATTTCACGTTTTCTGATATAA
- a CDS encoding signal peptidase I, with protein MNDLYRKWYDQFEILTEVFDGDELYQALDSLLNSSRNTFAFNRKIMEKAIDVSWVEAIEKGILHVDNFLRNPRRTIEDVEEIVPIALSRKTTVESVKHLAQHTDLIQSIDKKTGKITPSKILNVHKEESLMTYENKFVNTLVDRLYIFINTRYEKLAQVSRDEEVFTLGYDTEVDDGAGGKMKIDVKIETVDSLDSYDANGYTVWQRVEKLKTAIEGYKGSELCRTLGNTYIRPPVMRTNAIMKNVDLKACLTLWQYIESYDKVGYEINVQNTAMQPQAEYVDDFYKLVVLNLLLFRTYNNNDSTDKMKELKTSTSKPLAPKFIKKFDKELAADYSVSSETTAGYIAAEGTFRFEKRLPVDLNVMFEQLSEVIKIETAYLAELEQTRQEEEKRRQEEEARLAEQKRIEEARLAELERIRIEKEEEERRVQEMLEKKRAEQEAEERERQRLEEERLARLEEMRLREEEKRLKREEEERIAAERERIRQNKEMARNELGEAEGLDEEALQTKEPDESELEKQAYSEVTEEEIAEVKAEMDENGDEEAFEDPRAVAARKKLEQQRLEKERAEAERAQRLKAERKRLESKPFKEIYREYSWNPIYVLIRLIKHLLAVVFGIVPEDTDNPRYRQILADRKKKQELKEQEKQQRQDMEVYYKKYARSPKYDIMRFIGDMKFKRKKRKADRNKPRPAYTPPKRTPEEQKAIDLEMKRLYREYRVSVIRKISRAVQERKNDKLEIEKSIRESEASISNEDIKDTEKEDNSNRISNIIVIVITAIALAFVIYVMACSAQGKAVKVFGKSVLKVVTGSMEPSIHVGDYIVVEKTDTDALSEGDIISFYSEQSDIRGLLVTHRIVGKNDDGSYITKGDANPVSDTVSVPQDKIVGKYTGKARFFIWVNSFMDVKKLLLLLVVIPMLFISMYEAKTVVKIGREAAEKEKLTPEEKRNAAMREAIEKEKKRLEEIGYDPENEVKTIESRETDEKEND; from the coding sequence GTGAACGATTTATACAGGAAATGGTACGATCAGTTTGAGATACTTACCGAAGTATTCGACGGTGATGAGCTATATCAGGCACTTGATTCTCTGCTGAATTCCAGCCGCAATACCTTCGCTTTCAACAGGAAGATAATGGAGAAGGCCATAGACGTATCATGGGTAGAGGCTATCGAAAAGGGTATCCTCCATGTGGACAATTTCCTGAGAAATCCGCGGCGTACCATTGAGGACGTGGAAGAGATTGTGCCCATTGCGCTGTCGAGAAAGACTACGGTAGAATCGGTAAAGCATCTTGCACAGCATACCGACCTTATACAGAGCATTGACAAAAAAACGGGAAAGATAACTCCCTCGAAGATACTCAACGTCCATAAGGAAGAAAGCCTTATGACGTATGAGAATAAATTCGTAAATACACTGGTAGACCGACTTTACATATTCATAAACACAAGATATGAGAAGCTTGCGCAGGTGTCCCGCGACGAAGAGGTGTTCACTCTCGGCTACGACACCGAGGTGGACGACGGCGCAGGCGGAAAAATGAAGATAGACGTAAAGATCGAAACGGTGGACAGCCTCGATTCCTATGACGCCAACGGATATACCGTATGGCAGCGAGTGGAAAAGCTGAAAACAGCCATTGAGGGCTACAAGGGTTCGGAGCTCTGCCGAACTCTCGGCAATACATATATCCGTCCGCCGGTAATGCGAACCAATGCTATCATGAAAAACGTAGACCTTAAAGCCTGTCTTACTCTATGGCAGTACATAGAGAGCTACGACAAGGTGGGCTACGAGATAAACGTGCAGAATACGGCTATGCAGCCTCAGGCGGAGTACGTTGACGACTTCTACAAGCTGGTTGTGCTGAATCTTCTGCTCTTCCGTACTTATAATAACAATGACAGTACGGACAAGATGAAAGAGCTGAAAACAAGTACCTCAAAGCCTCTGGCGCCGAAGTTCATCAAGAAGTTCGACAAGGAGCTGGCTGCGGACTACAGCGTATCCTCCGAGACTACGGCAGGATATATTGCCGCTGAGGGTACGTTCAGATTTGAAAAGCGACTGCCTGTTGACCTTAATGTAATGTTCGAGCAGCTCTCGGAGGTCATAAAGATCGAGACGGCGTATCTTGCCGAGCTTGAACAGACAAGGCAGGAGGAAGAAAAGCGACGGCAGGAGGAAGAAGCAAGACTTGCCGAGCAGAAGCGTATCGAGGAAGCAAGGCTTGCAGAGCTGGAGCGTATCCGTATCGAAAAGGAAGAGGAAGAACGCAGAGTTCAGGAAATGCTGGAGAAAAAACGCGCCGAGCAGGAAGCAGAGGAGCGGGAACGCCAGCGGCTGGAGGAAGAGCGTCTTGCCCGTCTGGAAGAGATGCGGCTGCGTGAAGAAGAAAAGCGCCTGAAACGCGAGGAAGAAGAGCGTATCGCTGCCGAGCGTGAGCGCATCAGGCAGAATAAGGAAATGGCTCGTAACGAGCTGGGCGAGGCTGAGGGCCTTGACGAAGAGGCTCTCCAGACCAAGGAGCCCGACGAGTCAGAGCTTGAAAAGCAGGCTTACAGTGAGGTCACCGAAGAGGAGATCGCTGAGGTCAAGGCTGAAATGGACGAGAACGGCGATGAGGAAGCCTTTGAGGATCCGAGAGCTGTTGCGGCGCGAAAGAAGCTGGAGCAGCAGAGACTGGAAAAGGAAAGAGCCGAGGCAGAACGGGCTCAGCGTCTCAAAGCCGAAAGAAAACGTCTGGAAAGCAAGCCTTTCAAGGAGATATACCGCGAATATTCGTGGAATCCCATATACGTTCTCATAAGACTGATAAAGCACCTGCTGGCAGTTGTATTCGGTATCGTGCCCGAGGATACGGATAATCCAAGGTACAGACAGATACTTGCCGACAGGAAGAAAAAACAGGAGCTCAAGGAGCAGGAAAAGCAGCAGCGTCAGGATATGGAGGTGTACTACAAGAAGTACGCCCGCAGTCCGAAATACGACATAATGCGATTCATCGGCGATATGAAGTTCAAGCGCAAGAAGCGCAAGGCTGACAGGAACAAGCCGAGACCTGCATATACTCCGCCTAAGAGAACTCCCGAGGAGCAGAAGGCTATCGACCTTGAGATGAAGAGACTCTACAGAGAGTACCGCGTAAGCGTCATCAGGAAGATCAGCCGTGCTGTCCAGGAGCGCAAAAATGACAAGCTGGAGATCGAAAAGAGTATCCGCGAAAGCGAAGCAAGCATCAGCAATGAGGATATCAAGGATACTGAAAAGGAGGATAACTCCAATAGGATATCCAATATAATAGTTATTGTCATAACGGCGATCGCTCTTGCATTCGTAATATACGTAATGGCTTGCTCGGCACAGGGCAAGGCAGTAAAGGTATTCGGCAAAAGCGTGCTGAAGGTAGTCACAGGAAGTATGGAGCCTTCGATACACGTGGGCGATTATATAGTCGTGGAAAAGACCGATACCGACGCTCTCTCGGAGGGCGATATAATCTCCTTCTATTCGGAGCAGAGCGATATACGCGGACTTCTCGTTACTCACAGGATAGTGGGTAAGAACGATGACGGAAGCTACATTACAAAGGGCGACGCAAATCCTGTTTCCGATACCGTAAGTGTTCCGCAGGACAAGATAGTCGGAAAATACACAGGCAAGGCGAGGTTCTTCATATGGGTGAACTCCTTTATGGACGTAAAGAAGCTTCTGCTGCTTCTGGTAGTGATACCGATGCTGTTTATCTCAATGTATGAGGCAAAGACAGTGGTGAAGATAGGCAGAGAGGCTGCGGAAAAGGAGAAGCTCACTCCCGAAGAAAAGCGGAATGCTGCAATGCGTGAAGCTATCGAAAAGGAGAAGAAACGTCTTGAAGAGATAGGATACGATCCTGAAAACGAGGTGAAGACGATTGAATCAAGAGAAACTGATGAAAAGGAGAATGATTAG
- a CDS encoding CotH kinase family protein produces MKKISMRKAAAGILCLGLVMQSAAFMPANAENTSKVTVNEVCSKNTTYKAADGNCYDWIELYNSDSQEADISGWGFSDKEAEPYRYTFPEGTKVPAKGRLMVFCDSDAGANDNSIVSFGLSSTGETLTLTDKQGSTVQTMTFGALATDTSYGQYPDGSGEFYELSSTPDKENAAPEGSAAVRQPVFSQDSGFYDSSFTLTLTAEEGCTVYYTTDGSDPTIESEQYESPITVKDMSDTANRLSARTDIAPSGVEKPRENVDKAAVIRAVSVDSEGRISEPVTKTYFIGKTNSGYYPQMKVISLVTDPDNLFDYDTGIYCLGKAYETENTGAGRNVQPWNLIANYSMRGKEWERPASFTMFENGEKVIEQNVGIRIKGNYSRSLPQKSFNIYTRKDYGTPEFDYDFFDGEATKAKNGKAIKKYEGIVLRNGGNDNGTAFFRDSINQELITDRSFAYQAATECVVFIDGEYWGLYQLMEKIDDSYISSHYGIKKSDVAIVKNGELDEGTEQDLQDWLQLQNGVINGTVSYEEFCKKVDIQSYMDYMAAQIYWCNADWPQRNISMWRSDAIDEENPYADGKWRPILYDTESGQGLYGSYDKSANADCYSRLKQLREDGEFAQMFIKLLSNEEFAMQYARTFMDMANNNFTPEKTKAVAQSYLNSYKQQILDTFERFGSRSSGLDNAYQTIINFYAQRFTYAESTTRSALKLSSAARSLTVTNRSGLGTIKLNTLDLGNAAKWSGKYHSDYELELSITPDEGAEFSHWSISGATITEGDEKSESIKIKLTSNATVKAIYATDSVIGDVNADGDFNVADIVMMQKWLGGDKSTELANWKAGDLCEDGILDVFDMVEMRRELLSSMRTSDEEEPEETPQENDKPEEKPEDKPQETDKPQEQQPQGPGGGPQGGGRLGR; encoded by the coding sequence ATGAAAAAGATTTCTATGCGCAAAGCGGCAGCAGGCATACTATGCCTTGGGCTTGTCATGCAGTCGGCAGCCTTTATGCCCGCTAATGCCGAAAACACAAGCAAAGTGACTGTAAACGAAGTCTGCTCCAAGAACACAACATACAAGGCAGCAGACGGCAACTGCTACGACTGGATCGAGCTCTACAACAGCGACAGTCAGGAGGCTGACATCTCGGGCTGGGGATTCTCCGACAAGGAAGCCGAGCCCTACCGTTACACTTTCCCCGAGGGTACAAAGGTGCCTGCAAAGGGCAGGCTCATGGTATTCTGCGACAGCGATGCAGGTGCAAACGACAATTCTATCGTGTCATTCGGACTTTCATCTACAGGCGAGACCCTCACCCTCACTGACAAGCAGGGCAGCACAGTCCAGACCATGACATTCGGTGCTCTCGCAACTGACACCTCTTACGGTCAGTACCCAGACGGCAGCGGAGAGTTCTATGAGCTCAGCTCCACTCCCGACAAGGAAAACGCCGCTCCCGAGGGCTCTGCAGCAGTTCGTCAGCCCGTATTCTCACAGGACAGCGGATTCTACGACAGCAGCTTCACACTGACGCTGACAGCTGAGGAGGGCTGCACTGTTTACTACACCACAGACGGCAGCGATCCAACTATCGAATCCGAACAATACGAATCTCCAATTACTGTTAAGGACATGTCCGATACAGCAAACCGTCTCAGCGCACGTACAGATATAGCCCCCAGCGGTGTTGAGAAGCCCCGTGAAAATGTAGACAAGGCTGCTGTGATACGTGCTGTCTCCGTTGACAGCGAGGGTCGTATCAGCGAGCCCGTTACAAAGACATATTTCATCGGCAAGACAAATTCGGGCTACTATCCACAGATGAAAGTCATCTCACTGGTCACAGACCCCGATAATCTTTTCGACTATGATACAGGAATATACTGTCTCGGCAAGGCTTACGAGACCGAGAACACAGGCGCGGGAAGAAACGTTCAGCCATGGAATCTCATTGCCAATTACTCCATGCGCGGCAAGGAGTGGGAGCGTCCCGCAAGCTTCACCATGTTCGAGAACGGCGAAAAGGTCATTGAACAGAATGTGGGTATCCGTATCAAGGGCAACTACTCACGCAGTCTGCCCCAGAAGAGCTTCAACATCTACACTCGCAAGGATTACGGCACGCCCGAATTCGATTACGACTTCTTTGACGGCGAGGCTACCAAGGCAAAGAACGGCAAGGCTATCAAAAAGTATGAGGGCATAGTTCTCAGAAACGGCGGAAACGACAACGGCACAGCTTTCTTCCGCGACAGCATAAATCAGGAGCTCATAACCGACAGGAGCTTCGCATATCAGGCTGCAACCGAGTGTGTGGTATTCATTGACGGCGAGTACTGGGGCTTGTATCAGCTCATGGAAAAGATAGACGACAGCTACATCAGCAGCCATTACGGCATCAAAAAGAGCGACGTTGCTATTGTCAAGAACGGCGAGCTTGACGAAGGCACAGAGCAGGACTTACAGGATTGGCTTCAGCTCCAGAACGGCGTCATAAACGGCACGGTAAGCTATGAGGAGTTCTGCAAAAAGGTAGATATCCAAAGCTATATGGACTATATGGCAGCTCAGATATACTGGTGCAATGCCGACTGGCCACAGCGAAATATCTCCATGTGGCGCTCCGACGCTATTGACGAGGAGAATCCCTACGCTGACGGAAAGTGGAGACCTATCCTCTACGATACAGAATCGGGACAGGGGCTTTACGGCAGCTATGACAAGTCCGCCAACGCAGACTGCTACAGCCGTCTGAAACAGCTCCGCGAGGACGGAGAGTTTGCACAGATGTTCATAAAGCTTCTCAGCAACGAGGAGTTCGCTATGCAGTACGCACGTACATTCATGGACATGGCAAACAACAACTTTACTCCCGAAAAGACAAAGGCGGTGGCTCAGAGCTACCTGAACAGCTACAAGCAGCAGATACTTGATACCTTTGAACGTTTCGGCTCTCGCAGCAGCGGACTTGACAACGCTTATCAGACTATTATCAACTTCTACGCTCAGCGATTTACATATGCCGAGAGCACCACAAGGTCAGCACTGAAGCTCAGCTCAGCTGCCCGCAGTCTCACCGTTACAAACCGCTCAGGTCTGGGCACTATAAAGCTGAACACTCTTGACCTCGGAAATGCTGCAAAGTGGAGCGGCAAGTACCACAGCGATTATGAGCTGGAGCTTTCTATCACTCCCGATGAGGGCGCGGAGTTCTCACACTGGAGCATAAGCGGTGCAACTATCACCGAGGGCGACGAGAAGTCGGAAAGCATAAAAATAAAGCTCACCTCAAACGCAACAGTAAAAGCAATCTACGCAACAGACAGTGTTATCGGCGACGTCAATGCAGACGGTGACTTCAATGTTGCCGACATCGTAATGATGCAGAAATGGCTTGGCGGCGACAAGAGCACAGAGCTTGCCAACTGGAAGGCAGGCGACCTCTGCGAGGACGGCATCTTAGACGTATTCGATATGGTCGAAATGCGCAGGGAGCTCCTCAGCAGCATGAGAACATCTGACGAGGAGGAGCCCGAAGAGACTCCTCAGGAAAATGATAAACCCGAGGAAAAGCCTGAGGATAAGCCACAGGAAACCGACAAACCGCAGGAGCAGCAGCCACAGGGCCCCGGCGGCGGCCCCCAGGGCGGCGGAAGACTGGGAAGATAA
- a CDS encoding EAL domain-containing protein translates to MTYSAEEIRAALKNNELTAYYQPQYDALTTQLKCAEALVRWIKPDGTVISPYFFIPVAEESDLIMEIDWYVMELVCKTLEKQNMMPQFPISVNFSRKHIKEENFAEKLTALVDKYDLPHPLIEVEITESAMVGEQDNILKWIVSIRNAGFSVAIDDFGSGLSSLQFVKDIPADVLKIDKSLFSHNCEDEKERIVLESIFSFAHRLHMKTVAEGVETKEQLGFLRTCDCNRIQGYLFAKPMPEEDYLALCMVHKAVEEPTDILQLQSPASAVNLLLEAVFRRYPLVIFTNLSRNTFYMMAYQNFTTTSCPSTGVFDELIVHGTSSMHPKDREAFATTFDRRNLIAKYNEGAQEIRLVTRQLGDDGIYRKVETTDYFVKSSYTEDIIAITLCENLPD, encoded by the coding sequence ATGACATATTCAGCAGAAGAAATCAGAGCTGCATTAAAAAATAACGAGCTTACCGCCTACTATCAGCCCCAGTACGACGCGCTGACCACTCAGCTGAAATGCGCTGAGGCTCTGGTGCGCTGGATAAAGCCCGACGGCACTGTTATTTCGCCGTATTTCTTCATTCCCGTAGCTGAGGAATCCGACCTTATCATGGAGATCGACTGGTACGTTATGGAGCTGGTGTGCAAAACACTGGAAAAGCAGAACATGATGCCACAGTTCCCTATATCAGTCAATTTCTCCCGAAAGCACATAAAGGAAGAAAATTTCGCCGAGAAGCTCACCGCTCTTGTTGACAAATACGACCTTCCCCACCCTCTCATCGAGGTGGAGATAACCGAGTCCGCTATGGTTGGCGAGCAGGATAATATCCTCAAATGGATAGTATCTATCAGAAATGCGGGCTTTTCCGTGGCTATAGACGACTTCGGCAGCGGTCTTTCGTCACTCCAGTTCGTCAAGGATATCCCTGCCGATGTGCTGAAAATAGACAAGTCCCTGTTCAGCCACAACTGCGAGGACGAAAAAGAGCGCATAGTTCTTGAGAGTATATTCAGCTTCGCCCACAGACTTCACATGAAAACTGTGGCAGAGGGCGTTGAGACCAAAGAGCAGCTGGGATTTCTCAGGACCTGCGACTGCAACAGGATACAGGGCTATCTCTTTGCAAAGCCCATGCCCGAGGAGGACTACCTCGCCCTATGCATGGTACATAAAGCAGTGGAGGAGCCGACCGACATACTCCAGCTCCAGAGTCCCGCAAGTGCGGTAAATCTGCTTCTTGAAGCTGTTTTCCGCCGCTATCCCCTTGTTATATTCACAAATCTCAGCAGAAATACATTCTATATGATGGCGTATCAGAACTTCACCACTACCTCCTGCCCGTCAACTGGTGTGTTCGACGAGCTCATAGTCCACGGTACGAGCAGCATGCACCCCAAGGATCGTGAAGCCTTCGCCACCACCTTTGACCGAAGGAACCTCATTGCAAAATACAACGAGGGCGCACAGGAGATACGCCTTGTCACAAGGCAGCTTGGCGACGACGGTATCTACCGCAAGGTGGAGACCACCGACTACTTCGTAAAGAGCAGTTACACCGAGGACATAATCGCCATAACTCTCTGTGAGAATCTGCCCGATTGA
- a CDS encoding EAL domain-containing protein encodes MADKGVQTTVGGLRAVELNYRNIREIASGQTAFYQSRTMLNTPKLGVLSPDKYRDVCEMTNQADQLFRLELVQALEANAVFYERDLNFSWLSVYLPVRMLREKRTSKIATEYASRHQIPTTRICFELSEKLLMETDEQVPSTIQVMRNLGFHFMLTNFGASNCPLMRLSDFPVDFVMLSPEVTNYIGRGERSDNAVRSIISFVNDIGSEPVADGVTNSRQAETLYSFECSYCAGSLSGKYMTERYVRRRSDS; translated from the coding sequence ATGGCAGATAAAGGTGTTCAGACCACTGTAGGCGGTTTAAGAGCTGTTGAGCTTAATTACCGCAACATAAGGGAGATAGCAAGCGGTCAGACTGCATTTTACCAGTCCCGTACAATGCTGAATACTCCCAAGCTGGGAGTCCTTTCTCCCGATAAATACCGTGACGTCTGCGAGATGACCAATCAGGCAGACCAGCTTTTCAGGCTTGAACTGGTACAGGCTCTCGAAGCAAACGCCGTTTTCTACGAGCGCGATCTGAATTTCAGCTGGCTTTCGGTCTATCTTCCCGTGCGAATGCTTAGAGAAAAGCGCACCTCGAAGATAGCCACGGAGTACGCGTCACGTCATCAGATACCAACAACACGCATTTGTTTTGAGCTCTCCGAGAAGCTCCTCATGGAGACTGACGAGCAGGTGCCCTCAACGATACAGGTAATGCGCAATCTGGGCTTTCACTTCATGCTTACCAATTTCGGTGCAAGCAACTGTCCGCTCATGCGCCTTTCGGATTTTCCCGTTGATTTCGTAATGCTAAGCCCCGAGGTAACAAATTACATAGGCAGGGGCGAGCGCTCGGACAACGCTGTCAGATCAATAATTTCCTTCGTAAACGATATAGGCTCTGAGCCTGTCGCTGACGGAGTTACAAACAGCCGGCAGGCTGAAACGCTGTATTCATTTGAATGTTCTTACTGCGCAGGAAGCCTTTCGGGAAAGTATATGACGGAACGATATGTCAGAAGGAGATCAGATTCTTGA
- a CDS encoding signal peptidase I, giving the protein MKKVLRVTANVLAWIVLIIAFLVTIIVFSSGKNNGVANIFGFIPMTVESDSMKPTFSKGDLIICKEIDDLNSLKAGDVITFWTVIDGKRVKNTHRIVEVEDNDGSRNFITRGDNNSVNDTSPAYSGDLIGKWTETKISGVGKALNFMRTKKGFFICIVLPMALFFLFELYKFIVALIEAKRPDPAEQLDEEEIKRRAIEEYLASKGESAEAAAAKASEPVSSAAGKAAENLEEAKKEAVEKFEDVKDKAEKLIEEAKNETAEKIEETAEKTADNAKNIAENAAETAESVAEAAEKTGEAAE; this is encoded by the coding sequence ATGAAAAAGGTACTAAGAGTGACTGCAAACGTACTTGCATGGATCGTGCTTATAATCGCATTCCTTGTCACTATAATAGTTTTCTCATCGGGAAAGAACAACGGCGTTGCCAACATATTCGGATTTATCCCAATGACAGTAGAATCGGACTCAATGAAGCCCACATTCAGCAAGGGCGATCTCATCATCTGTAAGGAGATAGACGACCTGAACAGTCTTAAAGCGGGGGACGTCATCACTTTCTGGACCGTTATTGACGGTAAGAGAGTAAAGAATACCCATAGGATCGTTGAGGTCGAGGATAATGATGGTTCAAGGAACTTCATCACACGAGGCGACAACAACTCCGTAAACGATACATCTCCCGCATATTCGGGCGATCTTATCGGTAAGTGGACAGAGACCAAGATATCGGGAGTTGGAAAGGCGCTCAACTTCATGCGTACAAAGAAGGGCTTCTTCATCTGTATCGTTCTCCCTATGGCACTGTTCTTCCTGTTCGAGCTCTACAAGTTCATCGTTGCTCTTATCGAGGCAAAGCGTCCCGATCCTGCGGAGCAGCTGGACGAGGAGGAGATCAAAAGACGTGCTATCGAGGAGTACCTTGCAAGCAAGGGCGAATCCGCCGAAGCTGCGGCAGCAAAGGCTTCCGAGCCTGTTAGCAGTGCAGCAGGCAAGGCTGCCGAAAACCTTGAAGAGGCTAAAAAAGAGGCAGTTGAAAAGTTTGAAGACGTAAAGGATAAGGCTGAAAAGCTTATTGAAGAAGCAAAGAATGAAACAGCAGAAAAGATAGAAGAGACAGCAGAAAAAACAGCCGATAACGCCAAAAATATTGCAGAAAATGCGGCGGAGACCGCTGAGTCTGTCGCAGAGGCAGCAGAAAAAACAGGTGAAGCTGCTGAGTAA
- a CDS encoding cysteine hydrolase family protein, whose translation MSKKALLVVDMQNDYLWDKRKAMFSYDTEELVGSVNEAIHSYKDKGWDIIYILQIFPNIITNRWFIGFSIKGTEGAKLYSGLDVVSDLCFDKNLPDAFTAKKFREHFSSQNYDEVAVCGLDECGCVGATALGAAKAKVKVSLLKSCTGCRFKPERIARQHTKLTQNGVEYI comes from the coding sequence ATGAGCAAAAAAGCACTGCTTGTTGTGGATATGCAGAATGACTACCTATGGGATAAAAGAAAGGCCATGTTCAGCTATGACACGGAAGAACTGGTAGGCAGCGTAAACGAAGCCATACACAGCTACAAGGACAAGGGCTGGGACATAATCTACATCTTGCAGATATTCCCCAACATCATCACCAACAGGTGGTTCATCGGCTTTTCCATTAAGGGCACTGAAGGCGCAAAGCTCTACAGCGGACTTGATGTGGTCTCAGACCTGTGCTTCGACAAGAATCTCCCCGATGCCTTTACCGCCAAGAAGTTCCGCGAGCATTTCAGTTCTCAGAACTACGACGAGGTGGCGGTATGCGGTCTGGACGAGTGCGGCTGCGTGGGAGCTACAGCTCTGGGAGCTGCAAAAGCCAAGGTCAAGGTGTCCCTGCTGAAAAGCTGTACGGGCTGCCGCTTCAAGCCCGAAAGAATAGCCAGGCAGCATACAAAGCTCACCCAAAACGGCGTTGAATACATATAA